The following coding sequences are from one Carassius gibelio isolate Cgi1373 ecotype wild population from Czech Republic chromosome B7, carGib1.2-hapl.c, whole genome shotgun sequence window:
- the si:cabz01083838.1 gene encoding macrophage mannose receptor 1 encodes MDQRLMHLILFSGFLSVILCDSHRLTEYVLIREYKTWDEAQNFCRKNYIDLATVQTDEEWSEFNKLKANYLSDTWIGLYDDVYSWRWSFRDERLTYARWDEYQPDNYGGDQDCVMIHSNGYWRDKGCDIKCVVVCQSDQGPVLNTDQKMSWKQAQSFCREHFTDLYTVKNMSENQLLRTMTHDDQSCIWIGLFRDSWKWSDQTITSSSLRWAQRQPDNYFESEICAAVGEDGLITDELCSEKFFFFCKSPLQVRQQILRLKVNAGDDVTGPGTEDAVLKEVQQKLREQGLAADVKFSWQEQPNGVVFQK; translated from the exons ATGGATCAAAGACTGATGCACCTCATTCTGTTTTCAG GCTTTCTCTCAGTCATTCTGTGTGACTCTCATAGACTCACTGAGTATGTTCTGATCCGAGAGTATAAAACATGGGACGAGGCTCAAAACTTCTGTCGAAAGAACTACATTGACTTGGCCACTGTCCAGACTGATGAAGAGTGGAGCGAGTTTAATAAGTTAAAGGCTAATTATCTGTCTGACACCTGGATTGGACTCTATGATGACGTGTACAGCTGGCGCTGGTCTTTTCGAGATGAACGCCTCACATACGCGAGATGGGATGAGTATCAGCCGGATAATTATGGAGGAGACCAAGACTGTGtaatgattcattcaaatggaTACTGGCGCGACAAAGGCTGCGATATTAAATGTGTCGTTGTTTGTCAAAGTG ATCAAGGGCCAGTACTAAATACTGATCAGAAGATGTCCTGGAAACAAGCTCAGAGTTTCTGTAGAGAACACTTCACAGACTTATACACGGTCAAGAACATGAGTGAGAATCAGCTGCTAAGGACGATGACCCATGATGATCAGAGCTGTATCTGGATCGGTCTGTTCAGAGACTCATGGAAGTGGTCCGATCAGACCATCACTAGCTCTTCTCTGCGATGGGCTCAAAGACAACCAGATAATTATTTTGAGAGTGAAATCTGCGCTGCTGTTGGTGAGGATGGTCTGATAACTGATGAGCTCTGCTCAGagaagtttttcttcttttgcaaAAGTCCat TACAAGTAAGGCAGCAGATACTGAGACTGAAGGTGAACGCAGGTGATGATGTCACCGGTCCAGGGACTGAAGACGCTGTGTTGAAGGAG GTCCAGCAGAAACTGCGAGAGCAGGGACTAGCAGCAGATGTGAAGTTCTCATGGCAGGAGCAGCCGAACGGAGTGGTGTTCCAAAAGTGA